Proteins from one Mugil cephalus isolate CIBA_MC_2020 chromosome 15, CIBA_Mcephalus_1.1, whole genome shotgun sequence genomic window:
- the zbtb20 gene encoding zinc finger and BTB domain-containing protein 20, with protein sequence MTERIHNINLHNFSNSVLETLNEQRNRGHFCDVTVRIHGSMLRAHRCVLAAGSPFFQDKLLLGYSDIEIPSVVSVQSIQKLIDFMYSGILRVSQSEALQILTAASILQIKTVIDECTRIVSQNVGLAGPGGFPVIPGDSGQETPRGTPESGTSGPSSDAESGYMQATSQQNMDRAYTSLYSYPGLSLQNGTRERPLYLNPLSTNYDPNLSTQKDQQSQDSPWINHARERSQQVDRFISTAESTHCRKQPRPVRLQTGGMHIKQEAEDDYSCYENMGDCQDDTDHTEGVESESKVESFDSGVSSSLSTEPDTMEQQPYMTGFSREGSGEGQQVEGAPVQIEVNDSSPEQVQETEDGDTSHSTSDSSMMQTLPNSVKLSPMSQYMRQAESHTSNLRMPLTVTSNSQVMGTAGSTFLPTLFPTQPARDHKPFLYLPGQQQPQFVTVPPPAMPSFPNAMSVPQAPAQQQQTAGGIGQGEKKPYECTLCSKTFTAKQNYVKHMFVHTGEKPHQCSICWRSFSLKDYLIKHMVTHTGVRAYQCSICNKRFTQKSSLNVHMRLHRGEKSYECYICKKKFSHKTLLERHMALHSTANAITGLSGSPGTSGPVSIPMPMAVPEPGAGVVALAMPVSGGAGVGAGVGTGVGVAAEASCQEGTTYVCSVCPAKFDQMELFNDHMRMHVSDG encoded by the exons ATGACCGAGCGCATTCATAACATCAATCTCCACAACTTCAGCAATTCTGTACTTGAGACCCTCAATGAGCAGCGCAACCGTGGGCACTTCTGTGACGTGACTGTTCGGATCCATGGAAGTATGCTGCGAGCTCACCGCTGCGTGCTGGCTGCTGGAAGCCCCTTTTTTCAGGACAAGCTGCTCTTGGGCTACAGCGACATTGAGATCCCTTCTGTGGTCTCGGTGCAATCCATCCAAAAGCTGATAGACTTTATGTACAGCGGGATTCTGCGGGTATCTCAGTCAGAGGCTCTGCAGATCCTCACTGCTGCCAGCATCCTACAGATTAAGACCGTCATTGATGAGTGTACCCGCATTGTGTCCCAGAATGTGGGCCTGGCTGGGCCGGGGGGGTTCCCTGTTATACCAGGAGATTCTGGTCAGGAAACACCTCGCGGCACACCAGAGTCCGGCACCTCCGGGCCCAGCAGCGATGCAGAGTCAGGCTATATGCAAGCAACATCACAGCAAAACATGGATCGTGCATACACATCACTGTACTCTTACCCTGGCCTCTCACTGCAGAATGGCACCCGCGAGCGACCCCTTTACCTTAACCCTCTGTCGACAAATTATGATCCGAATCTCAGCACTCAGAAGGACCAGCAATCTCAAGATTCACCCTGGATAAACCATGCGCGGGAAAGATCTCAGCAGGTCGATCGCTTCATTTCCACAGCAGAGTCCACCCACTGCCGCAAGCAACCCCGACCGGTACGCCTACAAACAGGAGGGATGCACATAAAGCAAGAGGCCGAAGACGACTACAGCTGCTATGAGAATATGGGGGACTGCCAAGATGACACTGACCACACTGAGGGTGTAGAGAGTGAATCCAAGGTTGAAAGTTTTGACTCAGGGGTGAGCTCCTCCCTCAGTACGGAGCCAGATACCATGGAGCAGCAGCCGTACATGACGGGCTTTAGCCGAGAGGGGAGCGGGGAAGGGCAGCAAGTTGAAGGAGCTCCAGTGCAGATAGAGGTCAATGACTCGTCTCCAGAGCAAGTGCAAGAGACAGAGGACGGGGACACATCCCACAGCACTAGTGACAGTAGCATGATGCAGACCCTGCCAAACTCAGTCAAACTCAGTCCTATGTCCCAGTACATGCGCCAGGCAGAATCACACACCAGCAACCTGAGGATGCCGCTCACCGTGACCAGCAATTCCCAAGTGATGGGCACTGCTGGAAGCACCTTCCTGCCCACACTCTTTCCCACACAGCCGGCTAGAGACCACAAGCCTTTCCTTTACCTTCCTGGCCAACAGCAACCCCAGTTTGTGACAGTGCCGCCCCCTGCAATGCCATCATTCCCGAACGCCATGTCGGTACCGCAAGCGCCAGCTCAGCAACAACAGACTGCTGGAGGAATTGGTCAGGGGGAAAAGAaaccctatgaatgcactctcTGCAGTAAAACCTTTACTGCAAAACAGAACTACGTCAAGCACATGTTTGTCCATACTG GTGAGAAGCCTCATCAGTGCAGCATCTGCTGGCGCTCGTTCTCCCTGAAGGATTACTTAATTAAACATATGGTGACACACACAGGGGTGCGGGCCTACCAGTGCAGCATCTGCAACAAGCGTTTCACCCAGAAGAGCTCTCTCAACGTCCACATGCGGCTGCACCGTGGAGAGAAGTCCTATGAATGCTACATCTGCAAGAAGAAGTTCTCACACAAGACCCTGCTGGAGAGGCACATGGCCCTGCACAGCACAGCCAACGCCATCACAGGGCTGTCGGGGAGTCCAGGCACCTCGGGCCCAGTCTCTATTCCCATGCCTATGGCTGTCCCTGAGCCAGGAGCTGGAGTGGTGGCCCTCGCCATGCCAGTAAGTGGAGGTGCTGGAGTAGGGGCTGGGGTTGGAACAGGAGTGGGTGTAGCTGCAGAAGCGAGCTGCCAAGAAGGGACCACCTACGTGTGCTCCGTCTGCCCTGCCAAGTTCGACCAAATGGAGCTCTTCAATGACCACATGCGAATGCATGTCTCTGATGGATAA